A stretch of DNA from Streptomyces rubradiris:
TCGCCCAGGGCGCCCTCGCCTGGCTGTGGGCCCGCGGCCCGCGCACCGTGCCGATCCCCGGCTTCCGGACCGTCGCCCAGGCCGAGGAGAACGCCGGGGCGATCGAGAAGGGACCGCTCACCGCCGGCCAGGTGGCCGAGATCGACCGCCTGCTCGGCCGGTGAGCGTCCCAAGGCCCGTTCGGGCGTGTCGACTTGGCCCGTCTCGCCGGTACGCGGCGTGATCCGGACCGTACCCCCCTCCGGGCGCGGAACGTCAGCTCGGCGCGGTGTACGGTCCCCGGGTGCGTGAATGTTCCCGCCTCAGCCGGCGTGCCGTCCTCGGCCTGACGGCCGCCGCCCTGCCCTTGTCCACGGTCACCGACGCCGCCGCGGCCACCACGGCCGTCGGGGGCGAACGGCTGGCCCGTACCGGAGTCCAGGTGCGCGGCGCCTCGGGGCTGCCCCGGAAGCTGACCGCCCGCGCCTGGCTGGTCGCCGACTGCGCGAGCGGGGAGGTGCTCGCCTCGTTCGACGCGCACCGGCGGCTCGCGCCCGCGTCCACGCTGAAGATGCTGTTCGCGGACACCGTGCTGAAGAAGTTCGACCGCGCCCGGCGGTACAAGGTCACCGACGCCGACCTCGCCGACGTCCCGGCCGGTTCCAGCCTCGTCGGGATCAAGCCCGGCATCACCTACACCGTCGAGCAGTTGTGGCAGGGCGTGTTCCTGCGGTCCGGCAACGACGCCGTGCACGTGCTGTCCCGCATGAACGGCGGCCTCGCCAAGACCGTCGCCGAGATGCAGGCCAGGGCGAAGGACTTGCAGGCCCTGGACACCCATGTGGTCAGCCCCGACGGCTACGACCACAAGGGGCAGCTGTCCTCGGCCTACGACCTCACGCTCTTCGCCCGCCACGGGCTGAAGGACGCCGACTTCCGCGGCTACTGCGGCACGAGGACGGCCGACTTCCCGGCGGGCGGCAAGAAGACGTTCCAGATCCAGAACACCGACCGTCTGCTGACCGGGGCATGGGGTCTGAAGACATATGACGGCCTGATCGGTGTCAAGAACGGCTACACCAGCCATGCCGGCAACACGTTCACCGGCGCGGCCACCCGTGGCGGGCGCACCCTGCTGGTGACCGTGATGCATCCCGACTCCGGCGGCAACGCCGTGTACGAGGAGACGGCCGCGCTGCTCGACTGGGGCTTCGGCCACGGGCGTTCGGCCCGGCCCGTGGGCACGCTGGTCACCCCGCTCAGCGAGGGCGGGGCGAGCGCGAGTCCGCAGGCCGGTCGGCAGACGGTGCGCGCGGCGGCCGGTGCCCCCGGTGTGGTGACCGCGGGCGGCGGCTCCACCGGCCCGGTCGCGCTGACGGCCGGCGCCGGCGCGCTCGCCCTGCTGGGGGCGGGCGCCTGGGCCCTGCGCCGCCGCCGGACCCGGACGGCGACACCGGAGGGCGAGCAACCGGAACCGACGGCCGGCGAGCGGGACTGAGCCGGCGTACGTACTCGGCGTCCGCGCACCCGCGTGCTTGTGCGGCGGCCGTTCCCGCGCCCGGTCCGGCCTCGCGGTGGCGCGAGGTGTACCCCCCTGTTCCGGTCCGGTGGAACGGCCGCCGCCTCCCCCCTCGGAATGGCCGCGGAACCGTCGTGCTCCAACTGTGAAGCTCCGGTGGAGAAAAGTTGAGCATAGGTCAGCAACGGGCCGCAATACCGCGGACGTACCGGTTCCGCCGCCGGCGCGGCCCCGGGCGCGGCTCAGCCCCGGCCGATGTACGGCATCGTCGTCGCCAGTACCGTCGCGAACTGCACGTTCGCCTCCAGCGGCAGCTCCGCCATGTGCCGTACCGTGCGCGCCACGTCGGCCACGTCCATCACCGGTTCCGGGGCTACCTCCCCGTTCGCCTGGAGCGCACCGGTCTGCATCCGGGCCGTCATGTCGGTCGCCGCGTTGCCGATGTCGATCTGGCCGACCGCGATGCCGTACGGCCGCCCGTCCAGGGACAGCGACTTGGTCAGACCGGTCAGCGCGTGCTTGGTCGCGGTGTAGGCGACCGAGTGCGGGCGGGGCGTGTGCGCCGAGATGGAACCGTTGTTGATGATCCGGCCGCCCCGCGGCTCCTGCTCCTTCATCCGCCGGTAGGCCGCCTGCGCGCACAGGAACGCCCCGTTGAGGTTCGTGTCCACCACGTGCCGCCAGGCGTCGTACGGCAGTTCCTCGACCGGGACCCCGCCGGGCCCGAAGGTCCCCGCGTTGTTGAACAGCAGGTCCACCCGGCCGAACCGCGCCACGGCCGCCGTGAACAGCGCCTCGACGTCCTCCGGCCGGGACACGTCGGTGGGGACGGCGAGCGAGGCCGCCCCCGGCACCAGCGCCGCCGTCTCCGCCAGCGGCTCGGCGCGCCGGCCGGCCAGCGCCACGGACCAGCCGGCGCGCAGCAGTTCCACGGCGACGGCCCGCCCGATGCCGGACCCGGCCCCGGTCACCACCGCGATCTTCGAGTTCCTGTCAGTCATGACTCCGCAGCGTAGGCGGAGAGTCCGCCATACGGAATCGACTGTCCGCCATACGGTTACCTGGCGCGAACGGGGTACCCGGCGCGGACGGGGTGCCCGGCGCGGACGGGGTGCCCGGCGCGGACGGGGTGCCCGGCACGGACGGGGTGCCGGCGCGGACAGGGTGCCGGCGCGGACAGGGTGCCCGGCGCGCGGCTAAACGCCCACCGGCGCCGCGTCCCCCGGGTACCGCACCCCGACCCGCTCCCGCACCGCGTCCATCGTGCGCATCACCGCGAGCGTGCCCTCCAGCGGCACCAGCGGCGACTCCTTCTCGCCCGCCCGCAGCGCCCGCATGACCTCCCGCGCCTCGTGCCGCATGCTGGTGCGCGGACCGTCGGCGGGATCGGCGGCGAACTCCACCGGCTCCCGGCCCTCGCGGTGCAGCACGAACCGCTCCGGGTGGAAGAACCCGGACGGCACGTCGATCCGGCCGCGCGTGCCGGTGACCGACGCGGTGTTCGCCGTACCGCCGGCGATCGAGCAGTGCAGCGCGGCCAGCGCGCCGCTCTCCCAGGACAGCACGGCCCCCGTCTGGAGGTCGACGCCCTCGGGCGAGAGCACCGCGCTCGCGGCGATCCCGTCCGGCTCGCCGAGCAGCAACTGCGCGAACGCCACCGGGTACACCCCCAGGTCCAGCAGCGCCCCGCCGCCCAGCGCCGGGTCCCGCAGCCGGTGCGTCGCGGGGAAGGGCCCGGAGATCCCGAAGTCCGCCTGCACCGTGCGCACTTCGCCGATCGCGCCGTCCGCCACCAGTTCCCTCAGCCGCCGGACCAGCGGATTGCAGTACATCCACATCGCCTCCATCAGGAAGCGGCCGTGCTCCCGGGCCAGCGCGACGAGTTCCTCCGCCTCGCGCAGGTTCAGCGTGAACGGCTTCTCGCACAGCACGTTCCGGCCCGCCCGCAGGCACAGCCCGGCCGCTGCCCGGTGCGCCGCGTGCGGGGTGGCGACGTAGACCACGTCCACGTCCTCGTCGGCGGCCAGCGACTCCCAGTCGCCGTACGCCCGCCGGGCCCCGAACCGCTCGGCGAACGCCTCGGCCGACTCCGGCCGGCGCGAGGCCACCGCCGCGATCTCCGCGTCCGGCAGATCGACCAGGTCCGCCGCGAACGCCGCCGCGATCCCGCCGGTCGCCAGGATTCCCCACCGCACGCTCTGTTCCGCCATCTCCGCCCCGCCCTCGCTCGTGTGTGCCTCGGCAGTCTGTCCGAGCTGAGAGCATAGGTGCCGGTCGGACCGGTGACACCGATGTCGCGACGCCCGATGCCGGCGCCACCCGTGTCAGCGTCACCGACGGCTCAGGGGCTCACAGTACGGACAGGGAGGGGCAGATGCCGGAGCACGCGGCGACACCGAAGCCGGAACAGGGCCGGGGCCAGGAACAGGACCAGGAACAGGACCAGGAACAAGGCCAGGGCCAGGACCGTCACTCCGCGGCCGCGCCACCGGCGGCCGGCGCCCCGGGCCGCACCGGCCCCCTCGTCACCCTTCTCCTCGGCGCCCTCACCGCGACCTCCCCGCTCGCGATGGACATGTACCTGCCCGCGCTGCCGCAGGTCACCCGCTCCCTGGACGCCCCCGCCGTCACCGTGCAGCTCACCCTGACCGCCTGCATGGCCGGACTCGCGCTGGGCCAGCTGATCGTCGGCCCGCTCAGCGACCGCTGGGGACGCCGCCGCCCGCTGCGCGCCGGGCTCGTCATCTACCTGGCCGCCACCGCCCTGTGCGCCCTCGCCCCCACCGTCGAGGCACTGATCGCGTTCCGCCTGGTGCAGGGCCTGGCCGGCGCGGCCGGGGTGGTCATCGCCCGGGCCGTCGTACGCGACCTGTACGACGGTGTCGCCATGGCCCGCTTCTTCTCCACCCTGATGCTGATCTCCGGGGCCGCGCCCATCGTGGCGCCGCTCGTCGGCGGGCAGATCCTGCGGGTGACGGACTGGCGGGGCGTGTTCGTGGTGCTCACGGTGATCGGCGCGCTGCTCACCGCCCTGGTCTGGGTGCGGCTGCCGGAGACCCTGCCCCCGGCCGAGCGGCACCGCGGCGGCGTCGGCGAGACCCTGCGCGCCATGCGCGGCCTCCTCGCCGACCTGCCCTTCACCGGCTACATGCTCGCCGGCGGCTTCACCTTCGCCGCGCTGTTCGCCTACATATCGGCCTCCCCGTTCGTCATCCAGGAGATCTACGGCGCCTCCCCGCAGACCTTCAGCCTGCTGTTCGGCCTGAACTCGGTCGGCCTGGTGGCCGCCGGGCAGATCAACGGCAAGCTGCTGGTCGGCCGGGTCAGCCTGGACAAGGTGTTCGCGGCCGGCCTGGCGGTGGTCGCGCTCGCCGCGGCCGCCCTGCTGCTGATGGCCACCGGCGTCTTCGGCGACACCGGACTGGTGCCCGTCGCCGCCGCCCTGTTCGTCCTGATGTCCGCGATGGGCGTCACCCTGCCCAACGCCCAGTCCCTCGCGCTGCTGCGGGTCCGGCACGCCGCCGGCTCCGCCTCCGCGCTGCTCGGCACCTCCTCCTTCCTCGTCGGCGCGGTGGTCTCCCCGCTCGTCGGCGTCGCCGGAGAGCACACCGCGGTGCCCATGGCCGTGGTCCAGCTGGCCGGAGCACTGGTCGCGGCGGCCTGCTTCGTGGGAATGTGCCGTCCCCGGACCACACGGGAGACCACCCGTGCGCACGCGGAGGGAGACGCGAGCTGAGCGCACCGAGACTGCGCGCCGGCACACCGGAACGAGCCGGGCTCGACCCCGTCGAGCTCGGGCACCTGGTCGCCGAGGTGCACGCCCTCACCGCCGGTGAGCGTCCCTGGGCGGCCGGTGCCGTCGTGCTGGCCGGCCGCGGGCCCGTGATCGCCGTCGCCGAGGCCGCCGGCTGGGCGGTCCGCTACGCCGGCCACGACCCCGAGACCGGCACCGGCGTCGAGCTGCCGCTCTCCGCCCGGGTCCCGGCCGCCCTCGACACCCGCTTCGACCTGGCCTCCCTGACCAAGCTGTTCACGTCGGTCGCCGCCGTGCAGCAGATCGAGCGGGGCACCCTCGGCATCGACGCCCGGGTCGGCGACTACCTGCCCGACTTCCACGCCGCCGCCGAACACGGCGTCACGGTACGGCAGTTGCTCACGCACACCTCCGGGCTGCGCCCCGAACTGCCGCTGTACGACTGCCCGGACGACGCGTCCCGGTTGGACCTGCTGCGCGCCGAGGCGCCGACGGCCCGGCCGGGCGCGTACCGGTACTCCGACCTGAACATGCTGCTGCTCCAGGCCGTCCTGGAGCGGATCACCGGCCGCTCCCTGGACGTCCTGGTGCGGGACGGCATCACCCGGCCGCTCGGCATGACCCGCACCGGCTTCGGGCCCTGCCCCGGCGCCGCGGCCACCGAGGACCAGCGGCGGCCGTGGGCCAAGGCCGAGCGGGGGATGCTGCGGGGCGTGGTCCACGACGAGAACGCCTGGGCGCTCGGCGGGGTCGCCGGACACGCGGGCCTGTTCTCCACCGCGCCCGACCTGGCCGTCTTCTGCCGCGCCCTGCTCGCCGGCGGCTCCTACGGCCCCGCGCGCATCCTCGGCCCCGACTACGTGGAGCTGCTGTTCACCCCGCCCGGCCTGGGCTTCGTGCTGGACCAGCCGTGGTTCATGGGCGAACTGGCGGGCCGCGGCGCGGCGGGCCACACCGGTTTCACCGGCACGTCCCTGGTCCTGGACCCGGCCACCGACACGTTCCTGATCCTCCTGGCCAACACGGTCCACCCCCGCCGCCGCCCACCCGACAACACCCCGAGAGCGACCTTGGCGACGAGACTGGCGAGAGCGGTGATCTGACCGCCCACCCCGTCACGTCCGCCCCACGACCGACGACCGGCCGCCGACGCCTTCCCGGCCGACGGACCGACGGCCCGCTGACGCCGCCCACTCGACCGCCCGAGTCGTCACAGGCAGCCGGGAGCGCCTTCCCGCCCGGCCGAGCCGCGACTCGGAGACGGTGCTTTCCCGACCGGCCGAGCCGCGACTCCGTGACAGCTCCTTCCCGGCCGGTCGAGTCGCCCTGTCGGGGCGGTTCCCTCCGAACCCGCCGAGCCGCGACTCGGTGACGGCGCCCTTCCGGCCGACCGAGACGGGTGGGCGGGTGGGAAACGGGGGGGCCGGGGGCGAAGCCCCCCGGGGCGTTCGTGTCGGTGCCGGGCGCCATAGAATCGCCGGGTGAACGACCTCCGCACGGCCCTGGCCGCACTACTGGACGGCCTGCCCCCCAAGGAGGTCGCCGCCGCCGTCGACCGGCTGATCGCCAACTACCGCGGCGACACCCCCACCCACGCGCCGATCCTCCGCGACCAGGCGGACGTCGCCGCGTACGCCGCCTACCGCATGCCCGCCACCTTCGAGGCGGTCCGCTCCGCCCTCGCCGCCCTCGCGGACGCCCTCCCCGGCTGGACCCCCGCCGGCCACACCGACGTCGGCGGCGGCACCGGCGCCGCCACCTGGGCCGTCCAGACGACCTGGCCCGGCGAGCGCGCCGTCACCGTGCTGGACTGGGCCGAACCCGCCCTCGCCGTCGGCCGCCGGCTCGCCGCCGCCCACCCGGCCCTGAAGGACGCCCGCTGGCGGCGCGCCCGGATCGGCGCGGACCTCACCCTGGACGACACCGACCTGGTCACGGTGTCGTACGTGCTCAACGAGCTGACCGAGTCCGACCGCGCCGCCCTCGTCGACGCTGCCGCCCGCGCCGCCCGTACCGTCGTGATCGTCGAGGCCGGCACCCCGGCCGGTTACGCCCGCGTCATCGAGGCCCGCGACCGGCTGGTCCGGGCCGGTTTCCGGATCGCCGCGCCCTGCCCGCACAGCGCCGCCTGCCCCATCGCGCCCGGCAGCGACTGGTGCCACTTCTCCGCCCGGGTCGGCCGCTCCTCCCTGCACCGCCAGGTCAAGGGCGGCTCCCTGGCGTACGAGGACGAGAAGTTCTCCTACGTCGCCGCGACCCGGCTGCCCGCCGAACCGGCCCCCGCCCGGGTGGTCCGCCGCCCGCAGATCCGCAAGGGCCAGGTACTGCTCGACCTGTGCGAGGCCGACGAGCGGCTGCGCCGCAGCACGGTCACCAAGCGCCACGGCGACCTGTACAAGGCCGCCCGGGACGCCGACTGGGGCGACGCCTGGCCGCCGTACGACTCCGTGTCGTAGCCGCCGCCCCGGCTTGTTACTTTCGGTCCCATGGTCAGCAAGCCCGCCCCCGACGCCACCCGCCGCAGCGAGAAGTCCCGCCGGGCGATCTACGCCGCCGCCCTCTCCCTGGTCGCGGAGGTCGGCTACCCGAAGACCACGGTGGAGGGCATCGCCGCCCGCGCCGGGGTCGGCAAGCAGACCATCTACCGCTGGTGGTCCTCCAAGGCGGACGTCCTGCTGGAGGCATTCCTGGACCTCGCCGAACAGACGGCTCGGGAGGCCGGACACGACACGGCCGGGTACGAGGCGGCCAGGCAGGGCACGGCCGGACCCGGCACGCCCGGGGACGAGACCGCCGCGGACCAGACCGCCGGCATCCCGGACACCGGCGACCTGGCCGCCGACCTCAAGGCGGTGCTGCGCGCCACGGTGGACGAGCTGCTCGACCCCCGCTTCGACGCACCGGCGCGCGCGCTGACCGCGGAGGGCGTCGTCAACGAGCAGCTCGGCCGCGTCTTCGTGTCCCGGCTCCTGGAACCGCAGCTCCAGCTGTACGTCGCCCGGCTGCGCTCGGCGCAGGAGGCCGGGCAGGTACGGCGCGACGTGGATCCCCGGATCGCCCTGGAACTGTTCGTGTCGCCGCTCGCCCAGCGCTGGCTCCAGCACACCGGCCCGATCACCTACGACTACACGGACACCCTGGTCGACTACGCCCTGTACGGCCTGGCGCCGCGTTGACCGCCCGTACCCCTGCCGGTGACAGTCGGCCACTCGCCTGCGCCGACCCCCCGGTCCACGCGAAGATGGGACGATAAGGCATGCTGTCCGCTACACCAGCGAGGCGAGGGGATAGATGAGCGGGACGTTCGGCGGCCGGTCGGGCCGGCAGGGCAAACTCTCCCAGTGGCTGCGCGGACGCCGCCCGAAGGAGGGCGCCGCCGACGACGGCGGTCGCGAGACCCTGCTGCTCGCCGCCGCCGGCGCGGGTCTGCCGCTCGCCCCCGCCGCGCACCCCGCGCCCGGCTACCGCTGCTCCTGCGACCGCGTCGGCTGTCCCACCCCCGCCCGGCACCCGGTGTCGTTCGCCTGGCAGACGCAGTCCACCACCGACCGCGCGCAGATCGAGCGCTGGGCCCGGCACCAGCCGCAGGCGAACTTCATCACCGCCACCGGCATGGTGCACGACGTCCTCGACGTGCCCCTGGAGGCCGGCCGGGAGGCCCTTCAGCGGCTGCTCGGCGCCGGGATCGAGGTCGGTCCGGTCGCCGAGAGCGACGACGGCCGCATGCTGTTCTTCACCCTCACCCGGGGCACCCCGGAGGACGAGGACGAGTGGTGGCCCTGCGAGCTGGACTGCCATCCGGAGACGATGGACGAGCATCCCGGCCTGCGCTGGCACTGCCGGGGCTCCTACGTCCTCGTACCGCCCGCCCGGCTGCCCGGCGACGACGACCAGCGGGTGCGCTGGGTGCGCGGCCCGGAGCACGCGCTGCCCGATCCGCTGAGCCTGCTGGAGGCGCTCACCGACGCCTGCGCCCGGCACGGTGCCGAGGCCGACCACCCGGGCGCGGCCTGGCCCCTGCGCCACTGAAACCGGCGCCCCCAACCGACTTCACCACTCGGTTCCCAACCGACATCACCGCCCGGTTCCCAACCGACTTCACCGCCCGGCGCCCGGCCGACTCCGCCGACCGGTCCGCCGCGGTTCAGCCGCCCTGCGCGGACGTCAGTCCCTGCACCCGCCCCAGCATCCGTACCGGCCCGCCGCCGGCCGGGTCGAGCACGGCCTCGTTGGCGATGGACTCCATCGTCAGGGACTGCTTCACCTCGCCCTTGATCAGGGCCCGCACGTCGTTGTTGGGGATCGGCACGGTGGCGCCGGTCGCGGCGGTCCGCTTCTCGTAGTGGTGCGTGGTGAAGAACACCAGCGCCCCGCCGTCCGCCGTGCGCAGCGCGAGCGGCGCGTAGGCGCCGTGGGTCAGCGGTTCGTCGATGAACTGCCGGACCAGGCCGGGCTTCTCGGCCTCCTTCTTCCGGGCCGCGCGCAGCCCGCTGGTGTCGCGGCCGTCCGCGAAGGCCGTCCCGCCGTTCTTCAGGTAGGCCGCGTACGACTTGCTCAACTCGTCGGGGCGGACGGCCAGTCCAGTGGTGTCGGCGGGCACGGCCTCGGCCCGGCCGTCCGCGTCCTTCTTGAACTCCGGTACGGTGCCGGGCGCCATGAGGGTCAGATAGGCCACCCGCCACCGCTCGCCGAGGTCGCCGCGGGTGAACACGAGCACCCAGCGGACGTCGCCGCCCTTGTTGCCCCGGGCGTCGGCGACGAACCAGCGGGGCCAGCCGGCCTTCTTGACGATCGTGATCTTCACGTCCGTCAGGGTCAGCGGGGTGTGGGCCGGGTTGCCGGAGGGACTGTTGACGCGCCCCGCCTTCAGCCGGGCGGAGTCGATGTCGGCGAGGGCGCCGGTGACATAGGGGGCGTCCACGGAGCTGTCGTAGGTCTTGTCGGCCTTGTTGTACGCGTCCGTGAACGCGGCGACGGCCTTGGCGGCCTCGGCGCGGGTGGCGGCGGGGAGCACCTCGCGCTCCCCGTGCACCACCACGCATCCGCTCGCCGTCAGCGACAAAGCGGTCAGCGCGGCCGCTATGAGTGCGTTCCGGTCACGCCTGCGAGGCCGCCGAGGGCTGCGTTCCCTGCTCATCGGGCTCCTTCACCTTCCCCTTCCCGGAGGCGAACCCTACCGGGGAGAGGAACAGCGCGAGCACCGGGACCAGATACAGCGCCCACACCGTGACCTGGACGACCGTCGGATCCGGCTGGAAGTTGAACACGCCCTTCAGCAGCGTCCCGTACCAGCTGTCCGGCGGGATGGCACCGCTGATGTCGAACGCCAGGTCGTTCAGGCCCGGCACCCAGTCGGCCTCCTGGAGGTCGTGGAAGCCGTACGCCAGCACGCCCGCCGCGACCACGACCAGCATGCCGCCGGTCCAGGTGAAGAACTTCGCCAGGTTGATCTTCAGCGCGCCCCGGTAGAACAGCCAGCCCAGGAGCACCGCCGTGGCCAGGCCCAGGGCGACCCCGATCAGCGGGCGCGGGGTGCCGTCGGAGGCGGCGTGCACCGACGCCCACACGAACAGGGCGGTCTCCAGCCCCTCCCGGCCCACGGCGAGGAACGCGGTGGCGACCAGCGCGCCGGTGCCGAGCTTGAGTGCCGCGTCCAGCTTGCCGTGCAGTTCGGACCTCAGGTGCCGGGCGGTGCGCCGCATCCAGAACACCATCCAGGTCACCAGGCCGACGGCGATGATCGACAGGGAACCGCCGAGCGCCTCCTGCGCCTGGAAGGTCAGTTCCTGCGAGCCGAACTCCAGGGCGCAGCCGAAGCCCATGGCGATGGCGACGGCGACCCCGATGCCGGTCCAGAGAGGCTTGAGGGCGTCCCGGCGGCCGGTCTTGACCAGGTAGGCGATCAGGATGCAGACGACGAGCGACGCCTCCAGTCCCTCGCGCAGGCCGATCAGGTAGTTGGAGAACACGGGCTACGCCTCCTTCGAGAACAGCGTCCGGCCCCACCAGTCGCCGGAGTCCCGGACGCCGGGCGGGATCGCGAAGACCGCCGAACCCACGTGCTGGATGTACTCGTTGAGCGCGTCGTGCGCGGCCAGCTTGCGCTGGAGCGGGATGAAGCCCTTGCGCACGTCCCGCTGGTAGGCCAGGAAGAACAGGCCGGCGTCGAGCCGGCCGAGGCCGTCGGTGCCGTCGGTGAAGGAGTAGCCCCGGCGCAGGATGGTGATCCCGCCGTTGGAGTCCGGGTGCGAGAGCCGGACGTGCGCGTCCGGCTTCATCGCCTTCAGGAACGGCTCGTCGTGCTCCTTGGCCTTGCCGACCGGGGCGCCCTCGCGCTTGTCCCGGCCGAAGACGTCCTCCTGCTCCTGGAGCGAGGTGCGGTCCCAGGTCTCGATGTTCATCCGGATCCGCCGGGCGACCAGGTACGAGCCTCCGGTCATCCATGCCGGGCCGTCCCCGGCGCCGACCCACACGTGCTCGTCCAGCCGGCCGGTCTCGGTGCCCGCGATGTTGCGGGTGCCGTCCTTGAAGCCGAAGAGGTTGCGCGGGGTCTGCGCGCCCGGGGTGGTCGAGGAGGTCTTGCCGAAGCCGAGCTGAGACCAGCGCACGGCCACCTTGCCGAAGCCGATGCGGGCGAGGTTGCGGATGGCGTGCACGGCCACCTGCGGGTCGTCGGCGCACGCCTGGACGCACAGGTCGCCGCCGGTGCGGGAGCGTTCCAGGTTGTCGCCGGGGAACTTGGGCAGGTCGACCAGGGCCTCGGGCCGCCGGTCCTTCAGCCCGAACCTGTCGAACAGCGACGGACCGAAGCCGATGGTCAGCGTCAGCCGGGACGGATCGAGGCCGAGCGCCTCCCCGGTGTCGTCCGGCGGGGCCTCGGGGAGCCCGCCGTAGGCGCCCTCGCCGACCGGCTGGCCGGCGGTCATCCGGCGGGCCGCCTCGGTCCAGTCCTTCAGCAACTGGACGAACGCCTCGCGGTCGTCGGTCTTGACGTCGAACGCGGCGAAGTGCAGCCGGTCCTGCACCGGGGTGGCGATGCCGGCCTGGTGGGCGCCGTGGAAGTCCACCGCGCCGCCCGCCTCGCCGGCCGCCGGGTCCCTGTCGTCGCCCGACTGGGCCACGGCCACGGCCCCGCCGGCCACGGCGGCCCCGAGCGCGAGCCCGGCACCGCCCCAGCCGATCAGCGCCCGGCGCGACGGATTGCTCCCCTGGGTGTCGGTCATCGCCCTTCCCTTGCCTACTTCACGACCGCGGCGGCGAGCTTGGACAGCGGCTCGGCGAGCGCGTTCACCGCGTCCGACAGCTCCTTGCGCTGGTCCTTGCCGACCTTGTCGTAGGAGACGAAGTCGTACGAGGTCTTGTCCGAGCGGTACTTGTCGAGCAGGGCGTCCAGCGCGGCGAACTGCTTGTCCAGTTCCTTCGTCAGCGCCGGGTCGTTCTTCGCGGCGACCGGCTTCAGCAGCTCGTAGGCCTTCCGCGCGCCCTCGACGTTGCCCTTGAAGTCGACGAGGTCGGTGTGGGCGTAGCGGTCCTCCTCGCCGGTGACCTTGCCGGTGGCGACCTCGTCCAGCAGCTCCTTGGCGCCGTTGGCCATGGAGGTCGGGGTGATCTCGGCCTTGCCGACGCGCTTCTGCCAGTCCTTGAGGTCCGTCACCAGCTGCCCGGCGAGGGCCTTCTCCTCGGCGCCGATCTTCTTGTCGTGCCAGAGGGCCTTCTCCAGGCGGTGCCAGCCGGTCCACTTCTGGCCGGGCTCCAGGCCGTCCTCGCGGACGTCCACCTTCGGGTCGATGTCACCGAAGGACTCGGCGACCGGCTCGGTGCGCTCCCAGCCGAGGCGGGAGAGGCCGTAGGCCTTCTTCGCCGCGTCCAGGTCGCCGTCCTGGACGGCCTTCGCGAACGCCTCGGCCTTCGGCAGCGTCTCGTCGGCCTGCTCCTGGGCGTAGGTGCGGTACCGGGCGACTGCCGCGTCCAGCTTCGGGTCGCGCTCGGCGGTGGCGCCACCGCCGGTCACGGTCAGCTTCTGCCGCACGCCGTGGCCCTTCATGCCGGGCCGGCAGGCGATCTCGTAGGAGCCGGCCTTCACCTCGGCGGTGAGGGTGTACTTGGTGCCCGGCCCGATGTTCTCCTTCTCGGAGACGATCCGGTCGTCCGGGAAGAGGATCTCGACCTCGGTCGCCCGCGAGCCCTTGTTCTCGATCTTCAGCGTGACCTGGCCGGCCGGCACGGACTTGCTGGAGGTGTCGCACGTGGAGTCGGCGGCGGTGACCCGGATGGCGTCACCGTCCTTGGCGTCGCTCTTCGAGGTGCAGGCCGAAAGGGCGGTCAGAGCGGCCGCGGTCACGGCGGCGGTGACGGTCAGTCGGACGGCTCGCATGCAGGCTCCAAGGGCGATTCGTATGGTGAGGCTGCCCTAACTTACCCGAGGCTTATCCGGCCCGTACCCGTACTGTTGTGATTCGGCTCTCACAGCGGGCTCACAGACACGACTTGGTTGCGGTGCCGCAAAGCGGACATCACGCCACGGCAAAGGGAGGGTCAAAACGCCCGGTGTGGCCCCCGGCGGGCGCCGCGGTGCTTCAATGCCCGGGTGACCGACTACGACGTACTCCGCGTCTTCTGCGGGCCGGA
This window harbors:
- a CDS encoding bifunctional DNA primase/polymerase, giving the protein MSGTFGGRSGRQGKLSQWLRGRRPKEGAADDGGRETLLLAAAGAGLPLAPAAHPAPGYRCSCDRVGCPTPARHPVSFAWQTQSTTDRAQIERWARHQPQANFITATGMVHDVLDVPLEAGREALQRLLGAGIEVGPVAESDDGRMLFFTLTRGTPEDEDEWWPCELDCHPETMDEHPGLRWHCRGSYVLVPPARLPGDDDQRVRWVRGPEHALPDPLSLLEALTDACARHGAEADHPGAAWPLRH
- the efeB gene encoding iron uptake transporter deferrochelatase/peroxidase subunit; the protein is MTDTQGSNPSRRALIGWGGAGLALGAAVAGGAVAVAQSGDDRDPAAGEAGGAVDFHGAHQAGIATPVQDRLHFAAFDVKTDDREAFVQLLKDWTEAARRMTAGQPVGEGAYGGLPEAPPDDTGEALGLDPSRLTLTIGFGPSLFDRFGLKDRRPEALVDLPKFPGDNLERSRTGGDLCVQACADDPQVAVHAIRNLARIGFGKVAVRWSQLGFGKTSSTTPGAQTPRNLFGFKDGTRNIAGTETGRLDEHVWVGAGDGPAWMTGGSYLVARRIRMNIETWDRTSLQEQEDVFGRDKREGAPVGKAKEHDEPFLKAMKPDAHVRLSHPDSNGGITILRRGYSFTDGTDGLGRLDAGLFFLAYQRDVRKGFIPLQRKLAAHDALNEYIQHVGSAVFAIPPGVRDSGDWWGRTLFSKEA
- the efeU gene encoding iron uptake transporter permease EfeU; the encoded protein is MFSNYLIGLREGLEASLVVCILIAYLVKTGRRDALKPLWTGIGVAVAIAMGFGCALEFGSQELTFQAQEALGGSLSIIAVGLVTWMVFWMRRTARHLRSELHGKLDAALKLGTGALVATAFLAVGREGLETALFVWASVHAASDGTPRPLIGVALGLATAVLLGWLFYRGALKINLAKFFTWTGGMLVVVAAGVLAYGFHDLQEADWVPGLNDLAFDISGAIPPDSWYGTLLKGVFNFQPDPTVVQVTVWALYLVPVLALFLSPVGFASGKGKVKEPDEQGTQPSAASQA
- a CDS encoding TetR/AcrR family transcriptional regulator yields the protein MVSKPAPDATRRSEKSRRAIYAAALSLVAEVGYPKTTVEGIAARAGVGKQTIYRWWSSKADVLLEAFLDLAEQTAREAGHDTAGYEAARQGTAGPGTPGDETAADQTAGIPDTGDLAADLKAVLRATVDELLDPRFDAPARALTAEGVVNEQLGRVFVSRLLEPQLQLYVARLRSAQEAGQVRRDVDPRIALELFVSPLAQRWLQHTGPITYDYTDTLVDYALYGLAPR
- a CDS encoding small ribosomal subunit Rsm22 family protein, whose amino-acid sequence is MNDLRTALAALLDGLPPKEVAAAVDRLIANYRGDTPTHAPILRDQADVAAYAAYRMPATFEAVRSALAALADALPGWTPAGHTDVGGGTGAATWAVQTTWPGERAVTVLDWAEPALAVGRRLAAAHPALKDARWRRARIGADLTLDDTDLVTVSYVLNELTESDRAALVDAAARAARTVVIVEAGTPAGYARVIEARDRLVRAGFRIAAPCPHSAACPIAPGSDWCHFSARVGRSSLHRQVKGGSLAYEDEKFSYVAATRLPAEPAPARVVRRPQIRKGQVLLDLCEADERLRRSTVTKRHGDLYKAARDADWGDAWPPYDSVS